In the genome of Pueribacillus theae, one region contains:
- the rplC gene encoding 50S ribosomal protein L3, with product MSKGILGRKIGMTQVFKENGDVVPVTVIEALPNVVLQKKTAETDGYEAIQIGVEDKKEQRASKPEKGHAAKANTAPKRFVKEIRGVDTSEYEVGQEVKVDIFSEGEQVDVTGTSKGKGFQGVIKRHNQSRGPMSHGSRYHRGPGSMGAVDPARVFKGKALPGRMGGERTTLQNLEIVKVDAERNLLLIKGNVPGPKKSYVTIQAALKAAKAK from the coding sequence ATGAGTAAAGGAATCTTAGGAAGAAAAATTGGCATGACGCAAGTTTTTAAGGAAAACGGCGACGTTGTTCCTGTAACAGTGATTGAAGCATTGCCAAACGTTGTCCTTCAAAAGAAGACAGCCGAAACGGACGGCTATGAAGCAATTCAAATCGGTGTCGAAGACAAAAAAGAACAACGTGCGTCAAAACCAGAAAAAGGCCATGCTGCTAAAGCAAATACAGCACCTAAGCGCTTCGTAAAAGAAATTCGTGGGGTAGACACTTCCGAATATGAAGTTGGCCAAGAAGTGAAAGTAGATATTTTTAGCGAAGGTGAACAAGTAGACGTAACTGGAACTTCCAAAGGGAAAGGTTTCCAAGGTGTGATTAAACGGCACAACCAATCACGCGGACCAATGAGCCATGGTTCACGCTATCATAGAGGCCCGGGCTCAATGGGAGCAGTTGATCCGGCCCGTGTTTTTAAAGGAAAAGCACTGCCAGGACGAATGGGCGGTGAAAGGACGACGTTGCAAAACTTAGAAATCGTCAAAGTGGATGCTGAACGCAACTTACTTTTAATCAAAGGCAACGTGCCAGGCCCTAA
- the rpsJ gene encoding 30S ribosomal protein S10: MAKQKIRIRLKAYDHRILDQSAEKIVETAKRSGAKVSGPIPLPTEKSVYTILRAVHKYKDSREQFEMRTHKRLIDIIEPTPQTVDSLMRLDLPSGVDIEIKL; the protein is encoded by the coding sequence ATGGCAAAGCAAAAAATTCGCATTCGGTTAAAAGCGTACGACCACAGAATTTTGGATCAATCAGCTGAAAAAATTGTTGAAACTGCGAAACGTTCAGGTGCGAAGGTTTCGGGTCCAATCCCGTTGCCAACTGAAAAATCGGTTTATACAATTTTGCGCGCAGTACACAAATACAAAGATTCACGTGAACAATTTGAAATGCGTACTCATAAACGTTTGATTGACATTATCGAACCAACACCACAAACGGTTGATTCGCTTATGCGTTTAGACTTGCCTTCTGGCGTTGATATCGAGATCAAATTGTAA
- the tuf gene encoding elongation factor Tu, giving the protein MAKEKFDRSKPHVNIGTIGHVDHGKTTLTAAITTVLHSKYGSGTAMAYDQIDGAPEERERGITIATSHVEYETENRHYAHVDCPGHADYVKNMITGAAQMDGAILVVSAADGPMPQTREHILLSRNVGVPYIVVFLNKCDMVDDEELLELVEMEVRDLLSEYEFPGDDVPVIKGSALKALEGEGDWPERIFELMDAVDEYIPTPERDVDKPFMMPVEDVFSITGRGTVATGRVERGQVKVGDEVEILGLVEEPKKTTVTGVEMFRKLLDYAEAGDNIGALLRGVSREEVQRGQVLIKPGTVKAHTKFKAEVYVLSKEEGGRHTPFFSNYRPQFYFRTTDVTGTISLPEGVEMVMPGDNVEMTVELIAPIAIEDGTRFSVREGGRTVGSGVVTEVIE; this is encoded by the coding sequence ATGGCTAAAGAAAAATTTGACCGTTCTAAACCACACGTAAACATTGGTACGATTGGACACGTTGACCATGGTAAAACAACGTTGACTGCTGCGATCACAACTGTTCTTCACAGCAAATACGGCAGTGGTACAGCAATGGCTTACGATCAAATCGACGGTGCACCTGAAGAACGTGAGCGCGGAATTACAATCGCGACTTCCCACGTTGAATACGAAACTGAAAACCGCCACTATGCTCACGTGGACTGCCCAGGACACGCTGACTATGTAAAAAACATGATCACAGGTGCAGCGCAAATGGATGGAGCCATCCTTGTTGTATCTGCAGCTGACGGCCCAATGCCTCAAACTCGTGAACACATTCTGCTTTCTCGTAATGTAGGTGTTCCTTATATTGTCGTTTTCTTGAACAAATGTGATATGGTAGACGACGAAGAGCTGCTAGAACTCGTTGAAATGGAAGTTCGTGATCTTTTAAGCGAATACGAATTCCCTGGTGATGACGTACCAGTCATTAAAGGTTCCGCTTTAAAAGCGCTTGAAGGCGAAGGTGACTGGCCTGAAAGAATCTTTGAATTAATGGATGCAGTTGACGAGTATATTCCAACTCCTGAGCGTGACGTAGATAAACCGTTCATGATGCCTGTTGAGGACGTGTTCTCAATTACTGGACGTGGTACAGTTGCGACTGGCCGTGTGGAACGCGGACAAGTAAAAGTTGGAGATGAAGTTGAAATTCTTGGTTTGGTTGAAGAACCTAAGAAAACAACAGTTACAGGTGTTGAGATGTTCCGTAAACTTCTCGACTACGCTGAAGCTGGGGACAACATTGGTGCTCTTCTTCGTGGTGTTTCCCGTGAAGAAGTTCAACGTGGCCAAGTGTTAATTAAGCCTGGTACAGTGAAGGCTCATACTAAATTTAAAGCTGAAGTTTACGTTCTTTCGAAAGAAGAAGGCGGAAGACATACACCTTTCTTTTCAAACTACCGCCCCCAATTTTACTTCCGTACGACTGACGTAACTGGAACAATTTCACTTCCAGAAGGCGTTGAAATGGTAATGCCTGGCGATAACGTTGAAATGACTGTAGAATTAATTGCTCCAATCGCAATTGAAGACGGAACAAGATTCTCTGTCCGTGAAGGTGGACGTACTGTCGGTTCTGGAGTAGTAACAGAAGTTATCGAATAA
- the fusA gene encoding elongation factor G codes for MSREFSLNNTRNIGIMAHIDAGKTTTTERILFYTGRIHKIGETHEGAAQMDWMEQEQERGITITSAATTAQWKGHRINIIDTPGHVDFTVEVERSLRVLDGAVAVLDAQSGVEPQTETVWRQATTYGVPRIVFVNKMDKIGADFLNAVQTLHDRLEANAHPIQLPIGAEDQFEGMIDLIEMKAYFYEDDLGTRTDAREIPDDMKELAEEHRGKLIEAVAELDEDLMMKYLEGEEITNEELKAAIRQATLNVEFYPVLCGSAFKNKGIQLVLDAVLDYLPAPTDIPAIKGTVPNTEEEVERESSDDAPFSALAFKVMTDPFVGKLTFFRVYSGTVNSGSYVLNSTKGKRERIGRILQMHANSREEISTVYAGDIAAGVGLKDTGTGDTLCDDKHPVILESMEFPEPVISVAIEPKTKNDQDKMGIALAKLAEEDPTFKTETNEETGQTVISGMGELHLDVIVDRLKREFKVEANVGAPQVAYRETIRKAGQCEGKFIRQSGGRGQYGHVWIEFEPLEEGAGFEFENAIVGGVVPREYVPAVEAGLKDALENGLLAGYPVIDIKAKLYDGSYHDVDSSEMAFKIAASMALRKAKEICNPVLLEPIVKVEVVVPEEYMGDIMGDITSRRGRVEGMTARGNAQVINAFVPLSEMFGYATSLRSNTQGRGVYSMHFDHYEEVPKSIAEDIIKKATGE; via the coding sequence ATGTCTAGAGAATTCTCCTTAAATAATACACGAAATATCGGAATCATGGCTCACATTGATGCCGGTAAAACAACGACAACAGAACGTATTCTGTTCTACACTGGCCGTATTCACAAAATTGGTGAAACCCATGAGGGTGCCGCCCAAATGGACTGGATGGAGCAGGAGCAGGAACGCGGTATTACCATCACTTCTGCAGCGACAACCGCCCAATGGAAAGGCCACCGCATCAACATTATTGATACGCCTGGACACGTAGACTTTACGGTGGAAGTTGAACGTTCTCTTCGTGTATTGGATGGAGCAGTAGCCGTACTTGATGCCCAATCAGGTGTTGAGCCTCAAACAGAAACAGTTTGGCGGCAAGCGACTACTTATGGTGTACCGAGAATTGTTTTTGTTAACAAAATGGATAAAATCGGTGCAGATTTCTTAAATGCTGTACAAACGCTTCATGATCGTCTTGAAGCAAATGCCCATCCGATTCAGCTTCCAATCGGAGCTGAAGATCAATTTGAAGGCATGATTGATCTTATTGAGATGAAAGCTTACTTTTATGAAGATGATCTTGGAACCCGTACAGATGCACGCGAAATTCCTGATGATATGAAGGAATTAGCTGAAGAACACCGCGGAAAGCTCATTGAAGCGGTAGCTGAATTAGACGAAGATTTAATGATGAAATATCTTGAAGGCGAAGAAATTACGAATGAAGAACTTAAAGCAGCGATTCGCCAAGCGACCCTGAATGTTGAATTTTATCCAGTATTATGCGGCTCAGCGTTTAAAAATAAAGGGATTCAGCTTGTACTCGATGCTGTTCTCGACTATTTGCCAGCTCCAACGGACATTCCAGCTATCAAAGGAACTGTGCCTAATACTGAGGAAGAAGTAGAGAGAGAGTCAAGTGATGACGCACCTTTCTCCGCTTTAGCGTTTAAAGTAATGACCGATCCATTCGTTGGTAAGCTAACATTCTTCCGTGTCTATTCCGGAACGGTAAATTCAGGATCGTATGTCTTGAACTCAACAAAAGGAAAACGTGAACGAATAGGCCGCATTTTACAAATGCACGCAAATTCCCGCGAGGAAATTTCTACCGTTTACGCAGGGGATATTGCTGCTGGGGTTGGCTTAAAAGATACGGGAACCGGTGACACGCTTTGTGATGACAAACACCCTGTCATCCTTGAATCAATGGAATTCCCTGAGCCAGTTATCTCTGTCGCAATCGAACCAAAAACGAAAAACGACCAAGATAAAATGGGGATTGCTCTTGCAAAACTTGCTGAAGAAGATCCAACGTTCAAAACGGAAACAAATGAGGAAACGGGACAAACGGTTATCTCTGGAATGGGTGAGCTTCATCTCGATGTTATCGTTGACCGATTAAAACGCGAGTTTAAAGTTGAAGCAAACGTCGGAGCTCCTCAAGTTGCCTATCGTGAAACCATTCGTAAAGCCGGGCAATGTGAAGGTAAATTCATTCGCCAATCTGGCGGGCGTGGCCAATACGGACACGTATGGATTGAATTTGAACCGCTTGAAGAAGGCGCAGGGTTTGAATTTGAGAACGCCATTGTCGGTGGGGTTGTTCCCCGGGAATATGTGCCGGCTGTTGAAGCGGGCCTCAAAGATGCGCTTGAGAATGGCCTATTGGCAGGCTACCCAGTGATTGACATTAAGGCGAAGCTTTATGATGGCTCTTACCACGACGTTGACTCAAGTGAAATGGCGTTTAAGATTGCCGCCTCAATGGCGCTCCGGAAAGCAAAAGAAATTTGTAATCCAGTCCTTCTTGAGCCAATCGTAAAAGTTGAAGTCGTTGTGCCTGAAGAGTACATGGGTGACATTATGGGCGACATCACAAGCCGGAGAGGACGAGTCGAAGGCATGACTGCCCGGGGGAACGCACAGGTGATCAATGCATTCGTGCCGCTCTCGGAAATGTTTGGCTATGCAACATCGCTTCGTTCTAATACACAAGGCCGTGGAGTATACTCTATGCACTTTGACCATTATGAAGAAGTTCCGAAATCGATTGCTGAAGACATTATTAAAAAAGCGACAGGTGAATGA
- the rpsG gene encoding 30S ribosomal protein S7: protein MPRKGPVERRDVLPDPIYNSKLVTRLINRIMIDGKRGIAQKILYNSFEIVKERSNQDPMEVFEQAIKNIMPVLEVKARRVGGANYQVPVEVRPERRTALGLRWLVNYARLRNEKTMEERLANEIMDAANNTGAAVKKREDTHKMAEANKAFAHYRW, encoded by the coding sequence ATGCCTCGTAAAGGTCCCGTTGAACGCCGTGACGTATTGCCAGACCCAATATACAATTCAAAGCTCGTAACTCGTTTAATCAATCGCATTATGATTGACGGGAAGCGTGGAATTGCACAAAAGATTCTCTATAATTCTTTTGAAATTGTTAAAGAGCGTTCGAACCAAGACCCGATGGAAGTGTTTGAACAAGCAATCAAGAACATCATGCCAGTTCTTGAAGTGAAAGCCCGCCGTGTAGGTGGTGCGAACTATCAAGTGCCAGTTGAAGTTCGTCCTGAACGTAGAACTGCACTAGGCCTTCGTTGGCTTGTAAACTACGCTCGTCTCCGTAATGAAAAAACAATGGAAGAAAGACTTGCGAACGAAATCATGGATGCAGCGAACAACACAGGTGCTGCAGTGAAAAAGCGTGAAGACACTCATAAAATGGCAGAAGCAAACAAAGCATTTGCTCACTACCGCTGGTAA